In a genomic window of Onychostoma macrolepis isolate SWU-2019 chromosome 08, ASM1243209v1, whole genome shotgun sequence:
- the LOC131546074 gene encoding odorant receptor 131-2-like, whose product MNISEFIDRQEFFEETLIKNFIVVLFGIIISCINSLLVYTFFKNPVFAQEPRYILYMQLIINDIITLSVSVILFVFVYLLPNMNVAICCIFIFIGSNAYKNTPLNLAGMAIERFVAVCYPLHHAQICTIRNTKILIGIIWLVGAVPAVVDLLVVLALRPLSFFTSSRTCYHQNVFDFKYNIISHAVFNIGYMCLVWVLLFYTYFKVLFSAKAAASEPAQALKARRTILLHGVQLLLCTLSLFTAVLDGALTSLFPYYKSEIYFCTFILTSILPRLLSPLIYGMRDQKFKKYIKHSLMCGFNKRAIDPSD is encoded by the coding sequence atgaACATTTCAGAGTTTATCGACCGACAAGAATTTTTTGAGGAAACCTTAATCAAAAACTTCATTGTGGTCTTATTTGGTATCATTATCAGTTGTATCAACAGCTTGCTGGTTTATACTTTCTTCAAGAATCCTGTCTTCGCTCAGGAGCCCCGCTATATCCTCTACATGCAGCTGATCATCAATGACATTATTACATTGTCTGTCAGTGtgattttgtttgtgtttgtttatttactgCCAAACATGAATGTTGCTATCTGCTGCATTTTCATCTTCATTGGAAGCAATGCCTACAAGAATACACCACTAAACCTGGCCGGCATGGCTATTGAGCGCTTCGTGGCCGTCTGCTACCCTCTACATCATGCACAAATATGCACCATCCGAAACACCAAAATCCTGATTGGCATCATCTGGCTGGTGGGAGCTGTGCCTGCCGTGGTGGACCTGCTTGTGGTCTTGGCTCTTCGTCCGCTTTCCTTTTTTACCTCTAGCCGGACGTGCTACCaccaaaatgtatttgattttaaatacaatataataagtCATGCTGTATTTAACATTGGCTACATGTGCTTAGTGTGGGTGCTGCTCTTCTACACTTACTTCAAAGTGCTGTTCTCTGCTAAAGCAGCTGCTTCAGAACCAGCTCAAGCACTGAAGGCCAGGAGAACCATTTTACTGCATGGGGTCCAGTTACTGCTCTGTACACTGTCCCTGTTCACAGCTGTCCTGGATGGGGCCTTAACTTCTCTCTTTCCTTACTACAAGTCTGAAATCTACTTTTGCACCTTCATTCTCACCAGCATTTTACCACGTCTGCTGAGCCCACTTATATATGGCATGAGGgatcaaaagtttaaaaagtacaTAAAGCATTCACTGATGTGTGGCTTTAACAAGAGAGCCATTGACCCTTCTGATTAA